The Planctomycetaceae bacterium DNA window AACAAAATCTATCAGGCGAACAAAGACCAGATGCCAAGAGGACCAAACGCACTGAAAACGGGAATGAAATTAGTCATACCGCAGTAGAATTGAAGATTGAATAATGAAGATAGAAGATTACTCGAACCAAATCTTCAATTTACAATCTACATTCTTCAATTTGAGAGTTCTTTCGCTGCGTCGCTGTCGATAAGCCAAACTACCTTTTTGAGAAACGGCCATAAAGTATGAACCGGATACTTGATTTCGTTCGGTTTTGTTGTGAAAGCCGTTTTGAGCATTTCAGCTTTTTCGCTGCCGGAGACAAGGACAAGTATTTTTTGAGAATTGCATATAACCGGATGCGTCAGTGTGATTCGGTTGTATCCGCCGGTCTTGTGATAGACTTCAGAGACAAGAGTGTTCCTGTCGAAATCGTAAGAATCTGGCAATAATGAGCCGATGTGTCCGTCCGGCCCCATACCGAGAATCGTTAAATCGAACGCGGGAACTTCCCATTCCTCTATTTTAAAAACTCTTTGCAGTGTTTCGGTGTATTCCTGAACCGTCTGCAAATAATCAGGATACTCGCCTGCGATTCTGTGGATGTTTTGTTTCGGTATAGCGACGGCATTCAAAAAAGTATCAGCTGCGAGTTTGAAATTGCTGTCCGGCGAATCCGGCCCGACGCACCGCTCATCAACCCAGAAAAGTTCAATTCTGCTCCACGGCAAATCAAGACTCCGTCTGTCTGTGCCGAGCAGTTTGTAAAAATCAGCGGGCGTTCTGCCGCCTGAAATCGCCAAATAAAAAACGTTTTGTTTTTTCAATGTTTGGCTCACTGAATCGACAAAAAGTTCGAGAGTTTTTTGCGAAAGCTGCTGTAAATTTTCCGCCTGAACGATTTTAATTTGTTTGCTGTTCAATTTTTCCATTTTTAAACAATCCTTTCGCATCTTCAATAATCATATATAACGCAGGCACGATATAAAGTGTGATTGTCGTGGCGAACATTACTCCGAAAGCAAGGCTGATGGACATTGGAATCAAAAATTTAGCTTGAAGGCTTTTTCCGAAAATCAGCGGCGCTAATCCGAGAAAAGTAGTTAATGAAGTAAGCAATATCGGACGAAACCGGGTGGTTGTACTGTCACAAAGCACTTCTGTCAGGTTGGAATTTTCTTTTCTTAACTCGTTAATCAGGTCAATGATAATAATCGCGTCATTAACGACAACGCCGGCCAGCGCTACAATGCCGAACATCGAAAGCAAACTGATGTTATATCCGAGCAGCAGATGACCTATTACAGCGCCGACGATTCCGAACGGAATTGCCGTCATAATAATAAAAGGCTGCGAATAACTCCTGAACTGAACCGCCAGCAGCGCATACATCGCCAGCAGCGCAAGCGGGAAATAAATTTTCAGTGTGCCAAGCGATTCGTTTCGTTCTTTTTGCTCGCCGGCGAATTTAAACTGAAGGCCGGGGTAATCAGCCGCCAGTTCAGGTAAATTGCTCATCATAAGCTGCTGATTGATTTCATTGCTGTTTGCGACGTCCCCATCGACGTCGGCGGTTACGGTTACAACTCTTCTTCGGTCTATTCTGTCTATGGCTGCGTAGCCTCTTG harbors:
- the pgl gene encoding 6-phosphogluconolactonase — its product is MEKLNSKQIKIVQAENLQQLSQKTLELFVDSVSQTLKKQNVFYLAISGGRTPADFYKLLGTDRRSLDLPWSRIELFWVDERCVGPDSPDSNFKLAADTFLNAVAIPKQNIHRIAGEYPDYLQTVQEYTETLQRVFKIEEWEVPAFDLTILGMGPDGHIGSLLPDSYDFDRNTLVSEVYHKTGGYNRITLTHPVICNSQKILVLVSGSEKAEMLKTAFTTKPNEIKYPVHTLWPFLKKVVWLIDSDAAKELSN